In Populus trichocarpa isolate Nisqually-1 chromosome 12, P.trichocarpa_v4.1, whole genome shotgun sequence, a genomic segment contains:
- the LOC7484381 gene encoding low-temperature-induced 65 kDa protein — protein sequence MESQMARPHGVHDYEHDPNNVGLHPVVEGEDGYQHEKKSVLKKVMDKAKKLKDKVKLHGHGHDYHEGHVPDDHDLYEEDDDEDEEMVEDPEVHGASAYDSAAIRNSVQGQGLGLGNPRTSYGNPTTMQKEHTGTDPMKSFLPGQEVLVGRTTAIKEVPHAPVNSPAYVSPATVEQRRDAYPVKGFVHEQERIRGQPEVNLKIPVGLEEDPHAPKGRLGDHAPSNYQTKVTDPTGSGGKEAGITPILYSFDKMNIYDESRGEKQNLSTGSRDGQLSLLPTGSHDQFSAEPTPPISISSQENPVSGSKSFVTLKSKEHTLGGIGDKPPNQSGYTEKISSATSAIVDKAKAATNVMASNLGYGERDNNIKEHTMTHEGQGQNAAKPASTVEYGKKIATTVTEKLTPVYEKVAGVGSTVMSKLHGNTNASTNTCNEAESRIEGKDKGASVKDYFAEKLRPGEEDRALSEVISETLNKGKTETGMWKNGRPMGKVTDSEEVEKRLGSGEEENSDEITDSVSVHIPAKGVVDKLKGAVGSLFVKSEESRASQQHPLSSSNAGAEGFPSTYASGEEIGEKRLQETGN from the exons ATGGAATCACAAATGGCACGCCCGCATGGTGTTCATGACTATGAGCATGACCCCAACAATGTTGGACTGCATCCTG tGGTAGAGGGTGAAGATGGATATCAGCATGAGAAGAAGTCAGTGTTGAAGAAGGTGATGGATAAAGCCAAGAAATTGAAGGACAAAGTCAAATTACATGGTCATGGCCATGACTATCATGAGGGTCATGTGCCTGATGATCATGACTTGTAtgaggaagatgatgatgaggatgaagaAATGGTTGAGGACCCAGAAGTTCATGGCGCATCAG CCTACGATTCTGCTGCTATTAGGAACTCTGTGCAAGGACAAGGTCTGGGGCTAGGTAACCCTAGGACATCTTATGGAAATCCAACAACAATGCAAAAGGAACATACAGGCACTGATCCAATGAAGAGCTTTCTTCCTGGGCAAGAGGTTCTTGTTGGAAGGACAACTGCTATAAAAGAAGTACCCCATGCCCCAGTTAATTCACCTGCATATGTTTCTCCAGCAACAGTTGAACAAAGAAGAGATGCTTATCCTGTTAAGGGTTTTGTTCATGAACAAGAAAGGATTCGAGGGCAACCTGAAgttaatttgaaaataccaGTAGGATTGGAGGAGGATCCTCATGCTCCAAAGGGTAGACTTGGTGATCATGCTCCTTCGAATTATCAGACTAAAGTCACTGATCCAACTGGTTCTG GTGGGAAAGAAGCAGGAATAACGCCAATTCTTTACTCTTTCGACAAAATGAATATCTATGATGAatcaagaggagaaaaacagaaCTTATCAACTGGATCGCGTGATGGTCAGCTCTCCTTGCTTCCTACCGGAAGCCATGACCAATTTTCTGCAGAACCAACTCCCCCAATATCCATTAGTTCCCAAGAGAACCCTGTATCAGGTTCAAAGTCTTTTGTCACCTTGAAATCCAAGGAGCACACACTTGGTGGCATCGGTGATAAACCACCAAATCAGAGTGGCTACACTGAAAAAATCTCCTCTGCCACTTCTGCAATTGTTGACAAAGCAAAAGCTGCCACAAATGTCATGGCCTCCAATCTTGGATATGGAGAGAGAgacaataatattaaagaacATACAATGACACATGAAGGACAAGGACAAAATGCTGCGAAGCCAGCATCGACAGTTGAATATGGAAAGAAAATTGCAACAACTGTGACTGAGAAACTCACTCCAGTGTATGAAAAAGTTGCTGGTGTAGGCAGTACTGTAATGTCAAAACTCCATGGCAATACAAATGCTAGCACTAATACCTGCAATGAAGCAGAAAGCAGGATTGAAGGGAAAGATAAAGGGGCGTCAGTGAAGGACTATTTCGCAGAGAAGCTGAGGCCAGGAGAAGAAGATAGGGCGCTTTCTGAAGTTATTTCGGAGACTTTGAACAAGGGAAAGACTGAGACAGGGATGTGGAAGAACGGTAGGCCAATGGGAAAAGTGACAGACTCAGAGGAGGTGGAGAAAAGGTTAGGtagtggagaagaagagaattcTGACGAAATAACGGATTCGGTCTCTGTGCATATTCCTGCCAAGGGTGTGGTTGATAAGCTCAAAGGTGCTGTTGGTTCTTTGTTTGTCAAAAGTGAAGAATCTAGGGCATCTCAGCAGCATCCACTTAGTTCCTCCAATGCTG GTGCTGAAGGGTTTCCTTCTACTTATGCTAGTGGTGAAGAAATAGGAGAGAAGAGACTTCAAGAGACAGGAAACTGA
- the LOC7482083 gene encoding heavy metal-associated isoprenylated plant protein 39 isoform X2 has product MAQKVVLKVLTMTDVKTKQKAIEAAADIYGVDSIAADLKDQKLTVIGQMDTVAVVKRLKKVAKVDIISVGPAKEEKKEVKKEVKKEEKKEEKKEEKKGEKKEEKK; this is encoded by the exons ATGGCTCAG AAGGTGGTGTTGAAGGTATTGACCATGACTGATGTTAAGACAAAGCAGAAAGCTATAGAAGCTGCTGCTGATATTTATG GAGTTGATTCCATAGCAGCAGATCTAAAAGATCAGAAGCTAACAGTGATAGGTCAGATGGATACAGTGGCAGTGGTGAAAAGGCTGAAGAAAGTAGCGAAAGTGGACATAATCTCAGTTGGACCtgcaaaagaagagaagaaagaagtgaaaaaagaagtgaaaaaagaggagaagaaagaggagaagaaagaagagaagaagggagaaaagaaagaggagaagaagtaa
- the LOC7482083 gene encoding heavy metal-associated isoprenylated plant protein 39 isoform X1 encodes MAQQKVVLKVLTMTDVKTKQKAIEAAADIYGVDSIAADLKDQKLTVIGQMDTVAVVKRLKKVAKVDIISVGPAKEEKKEVKKEVKKEEKKEEKKEEKKGEKKEEKK; translated from the exons ATGGCTCAG CAGAAGGTGGTGTTGAAGGTATTGACCATGACTGATGTTAAGACAAAGCAGAAAGCTATAGAAGCTGCTGCTGATATTTATG GAGTTGATTCCATAGCAGCAGATCTAAAAGATCAGAAGCTAACAGTGATAGGTCAGATGGATACAGTGGCAGTGGTGAAAAGGCTGAAGAAAGTAGCGAAAGTGGACATAATCTCAGTTGGACCtgcaaaagaagagaagaaagaagtgaaaaaagaagtgaaaaaagaggagaagaaagaggagaagaaagaagagaagaagggagaaaagaaagaggagaagaagtaa
- the LOC7482099 gene encoding uncharacterized protein LOC7482099, whose translation MVSKRQKLARKRFKGEHPELFPKPEPTLLKDPNKKKKKKSLLKRKKSDPNEPYKKGFGRHPLRVPGMKPGDSCFICKAKDHIAKLCPQKSEWERNKICLLCRHRGHSLKRCPNKNDETMDQKSCYNCGEKGHSLSQCPQPREDGGTKFANCFICNERGHLSKDCPKNTRGIYPKGGCCKVCGGVTHLARDCPDKGLRGSAATGKEATGREVRPTGRVTKFVSGDELDDDFMTGNMYSIPEDKSSDSKIDPSVSKDVHVKSKKKQGPKVVNFVGFGEFTKANAASGMAVDDECKLKFLELKAKRNYRFIIFKIESQQVVVEKLGSPEETYEEFAASLPADECRYAVFDYDFTTNENCQKSKIFFIAWSPDTSRIRSKMVYASTKDRFKRELDGIQVELQATDPSEMSFDIIKSRAL comes from the exons ATGGTGAGCAAAAGACAGAAACTAGCACGAAAGAGATTCAAAGGGGAACATCCTGAGTTGTTTCCAAAACCAGAACCAACACTACTCAAGGATcccaacaagaagaaaaagaaaaagagcttGCTCAAGAGAAAAAAGTCTGACCCAAATGAGCCTTATAAAAAAGGGTTTGGACGACACCCACTTAGAGTTCCTGGTATGAAGCCTGGTGATAGTTGTTTTATTTGTAAAGCTAAAGACCATATTGCCAAACTTTGCCCTCAAAAATCTGAGTGGGAAAGGAATAag ATATGTTTGCTTTGTCGGCACCGTGGGCATAGCCTCAAGCGTTGTCCCAACAAGAATGACGAGACTATGGATCAGAAATCGTGTTACAATTGTGGGGAAAAAGGGCATTCGCTTTCTCAATGTCCTCAGCCAAGAGAAGATG GGGGAACAAAGTTTGCCAATTGCTTTATTTGTAATGAACGTGGACATTTGAGCAAGGACTGCCCTAAAAATACTCGTGGTATATACCCGAAG GGTGGTTGCTGTAAAGTATGTGGTGGTGTAACACATTTGGCTAGAGATTGTCCTGATAAGGGTTTGAGAGGTTCTGCAGCCACTGGCAAAGAAG CTACTGGAAGGGAAGTAAGGCCTACCGGGCGGGTGACTAAGTTTGTAAGTGGAGATGAGCTTGATGATGATTTTATGACAGGAAACATGTATAGCATTCCAGAAGACAAGTCATCTGATTCAAAAATCGATCCTTCTGTTTCAAAAGATGTTCAtgtaaaatcaaaaaagaaacaaggtcCTAAAGTAGTGAACTTTGTAGG ATTTGGTGAATTTACCaag GCGAACGCGGCGTCTGGAATGGCTGTTGATGATGAATGTAAGCTGAAGTTCTTGGAACTAAAGGCAAAGAGGAACTACCGATTCATCATTTTCAAGATTGAGTCTCAGCAGGTGGTGGTAGAGAAACTTGGGAGCCCTGAAGAAACTTACGAGGAATTCGCTGCATCTCTCCCTGCTGATGAGTGTCGCTATGCTGTCTTTGACTATGATTTCACAACTAATGAGAATTGCCAGAAAAGTAAAATCTTCTTCATTGCATG GTCACCTGATACATCAAGGATCAGAAGTAAGATGGTCTATGCAAGCACCAAAGACAGATTCAAGAGGGAACTAGATGGCATTCAAGTGGAGTTGCAAGCAACAGATCCTAGCGAAATGAGCTTTGACATTATTAAGTCTCGAGCTCTTTAG
- the LOC7484391 gene encoding uncharacterized protein LOC7484391, protein MASSFRILSVLAIALAICVQGTLGEIACEHLDQDTCAYAISSAGKRCVLEKRVKRTGEEAYTCRTSEIEADRLRNWIETDQCIKACGLDRKSLGISTDSLLESRFAQQLCSPQCYYSCPNVIDLYFNLAAAEGVFLPKLCEAQEGNARRGLMADIKSSGFVAPGPVKYTVAPAPVEPVKYTVSPAMSPYYN, encoded by the exons ATGGCTTCTAGCTTCAGAATTCTGTCAGTCCTGGCTATTGCCCTTGCCATCTGTGTGCAAGGTACTCTAG GAGAAATAGCATGTGAACATCTTGACCAAGACACATGTGCCTATGCAATCTCATCGGCCGGCAAGCGTTGCGTGCTCGAGAAACGCGTGAAAAGGACCGGAGAAGAAGCATACACCTGTCGCACATCCGAAATTGAGGCTGATAGATTAAGGAACTGGATTGAGACAGACCAATGCATCAAAGCATGTGGACTTGACAGAAAATCACTTGGAATCTCAACAGATTCTCTCCTCGAGTCTCGCTTTGCACAACAGCTTTGCTCTCCTCAGTGCTATTATAGCTGCCCTAACGTTATCGATCTTTACTTCAACCTTGCTGCTGCTGAAG GAGTGTTTCTCCCCAAATTATGCGAGGCACAAGAAGGAAATGCAAGAAGAGGACTGATGGCTGATATCAAAAGTTCTGGTTTTGTTGCACCAGGACCAGTGAAGTACACAGTTGCCCCAGCACCAGTTGAACCAGTAAAATACACAGTTTCCCCAGCAATGTCACCTTATTATAATTAA